The following coding sequences are from one Ruminococcus flavefaciens AE3010 window:
- a CDS encoding ABC transporter ATP-binding protein, translating into MENNIIIKTEKLCKQYGEGETKLMAVNSVDFEVRKGEFVAITGESGSGKTTLLNCLGSLDRPTSGNIIVNGRDITKLDDKGLSAYRRKNIGFIFQSYNLIPVLNVEENIVLPLNLDNTPPDMEFLEELLRLTGLDKKRQNYPHELSGGQQQRVAFARALIHKPQIILADEPTGNLDSKNSREIISILKSSIKKYNQTLILITHDGSIATQADRICRITDGVLSE; encoded by the coding sequence ATGGAAAACAACATTATAATAAAAACAGAAAAGCTCTGCAAGCAGTACGGCGAGGGCGAGACAAAGCTCATGGCAGTCAACAGCGTAGACTTTGAAGTGCGCAAGGGCGAATTCGTAGCAATAACAGGCGAAAGCGGCAGCGGCAAGACCACTCTGCTGAACTGTCTCGGCTCACTGGACCGCCCCACAAGCGGCAACATCATAGTCAACGGCAGGGACATCACCAAGCTTGACGACAAGGGGCTCTCAGCCTACCGCAGAAAGAATATCGGCTTTATATTCCAGTCCTACAATCTTATCCCCGTGCTCAACGTGGAGGAAAATATAGTTCTCCCTCTGAATCTTGACAACACTCCTCCAGATATGGAGTTCCTTGAGGAGCTCCTGCGGCTGACGGGACTTGACAAGAAGCGTCAGAATTATCCCCACGAGCTCTCGGGCGGTCAGCAGCAGCGTGTAGCCTTTGCCCGCGCACTTATCCACAAGCCACAGATAATACTGGCGGACGAGCCCACGGGAAATCTTGACAGCAAGAACAGCCGCGAGATAATCTCCATACTGAAAAGCTCCATAAAGAAGTACAACCAGACTCTGATACTCATAACACATGACGGCAGCATAGCGACCCAAGCAGACCGTATCTGCCGTATCACCGACGGCGTTCTTTCAGAATAA
- a CDS encoding ABC transporter ATP-binding protein, producing the protein MNTVVKIKDLVKRYGDLIALDHFGLEIEQGEIFGLLGPNGSGKTTTINCLLSLLSFDKGEIEIFGKKMTPVSYDIKKEIGVIMQNVAVFDELTVYENIDYFCGLYITDKEKRKQYVEEAIKFVGLEDFRKFYPKKLSGGLLRRLNIACGIAHKPKLIILDEPTVAVDPQSRNRILEGIQELNKNGATVIYTSHYMEEVEQICTRIAIMDKGKKVAEGTKDELKRMIKNTETITIEILELPDKAFREIASLPHVYDSGFENGKLSVYCSGGKHNLTRVLDVLQKNELGFGRVYTELPTLNDVFLEITGTALRDKED; encoded by the coding sequence ATGAATACTGTTGTTAAAATAAAGGACCTCGTTAAACGCTACGGCGACCTCATAGCTCTGGACCACTTTGGTCTGGAGATAGAGCAGGGTGAGATATTCGGACTTCTCGGCCCGAACGGCTCGGGCAAGACCACTACCATAAACTGTCTGCTGTCCCTGCTTTCATTTGACAAGGGCGAGATAGAGATATTCGGAAAGAAGATGACGCCTGTCAGCTACGACATCAAAAAGGAGATAGGCGTTATCATGCAGAACGTGGCTGTGTTCGATGAGCTTACGGTATACGAGAACATCGACTACTTCTGCGGTCTCTACATAACCGACAAGGAAAAGAGAAAGCAGTACGTTGAGGAGGCTATCAAGTTCGTGGGGCTGGAGGACTTCCGCAAATTCTATCCCAAGAAGCTTTCGGGCGGACTTCTCCGCAGACTGAATATCGCCTGCGGTATAGCTCACAAGCCAAAGCTCATTATCCTCGACGAGCCTACAGTTGCCGTTGACCCGCAGAGCAGAAACCGTATCCTTGAAGGCATACAGGAGCTCAACAAGAACGGTGCAACTGTTATCTATACCTCGCACTACATGGAGGAGGTAGAGCAGATATGCACACGCATAGCTATCATGGACAAGGGCAAAAAGGTGGCTGAGGGCACCAAGGACGAGCTCAAGCGCATGATAAAGAATACAGAGACTATCACTATCGAGATACTGGAGCTACCCGACAAGGCGTTCAGAGAGATAGCTTCGCTGCCTCATGTATACGATTCGGGCTTTGAAAACGGCAAGCTGTCAGTGTACTGCTCGGGCGGCAAGCACAACCTCACAAGAGTGCTGGACGTTTTGCAGAAGAACGAGCTTGGCTTCGGCAGAGTTTACACAGAGCTGCCTACACTCAACGATGTATTCCTTGAAATTACAGGTACTGCTCTCAGAGACAAGGAGGACTGA
- a CDS encoding ABC transporter permease — MFMHILKYELKGGLRAKDLIIWLILFPILLGTVFKVGFGSIYEKTEKFSSIPVAVVEESENAAFRQVLDNITSADEPFIKVSFADKEKAEKLLDDGDVEGIIFSGDKLRLTVKEKGLRETMLKSFVEQYSVREKIAMDAINTAPEKAQEVITSLTSETVSSCREIPVTQGNPDVYAQYFYNLIAMVAIFGCITGMTVTSRTQADLSALGARSCCSPVPKSISVLASLASSFLLQTVCMLICVTFLAFVLKVDFGDRLWLVYPTAVFGGILGVSFGFMVGSLARVNEKVKTAILMTTSMLLCFFSGLMLGNMKPLVAEKAPWFNNINPVAVISDCFYCLNIYEDYDRYISKIITMAVITVIFISLGIICSRRKKYASI, encoded by the coding sequence ATGTTCATGCACATACTCAAATATGAGCTGAAAGGCGGTCTCCGCGCAAAGGACCTTATCATATGGCTCATACTCTTTCCCATACTTCTCGGCACAGTCTTTAAGGTAGGCTTCGGAAGCATTTACGAAAAGACGGAGAAGTTCAGCTCCATACCTGTTGCAGTGGTAGAGGAGAGCGAAAATGCAGCGTTCAGACAGGTGCTTGACAATATAACAAGCGCTGATGAGCCCTTTATCAAGGTAAGCTTCGCAGATAAGGAAAAGGCTGAAAAGCTCCTTGATGACGGCGACGTTGAGGGCATCATCTTCTCGGGTGATAAGCTGAGACTTACAGTCAAGGAAAAGGGACTCCGCGAGACCATGCTGAAATCCTTCGTGGAGCAGTATTCAGTCCGCGAGAAGATAGCTATGGACGCTATCAATACAGCTCCCGAAAAGGCTCAGGAGGTCATCACCTCACTTACTTCGGAAACTGTTTCATCGTGCAGGGAGATACCTGTTACTCAGGGCAATCCCGACGTATATGCACAGTACTTCTACAACCTCATTGCTATGGTCGCGATTTTCGGCTGTATAACAGGTATGACAGTTACATCACGCACACAGGCTGACCTTTCGGCACTGGGCGCAAGAAGCTGCTGCTCACCTGTGCCTAAGTCGATAAGCGTTCTTGCAAGTCTTGCGTCAAGCTTTTTATTGCAGACGGTATGTATGCTGATATGCGTAACTTTCCTTGCATTCGTGCTTAAAGTTGATTTCGGCGACAGACTGTGGCTGGTATATCCTACTGCGGTATTCGGCGGTATCCTCGGAGTATCCTTTGGCTTTATGGTAGGCTCTTTAGCCCGTGTAAACGAAAAGGTCAAGACAGCTATACTTATGACCACATCTATGCTGCTGTGCTTTTTCAGCGGTCTTATGCTGGGCAATATGAAACCTCTTGTAGCTGAAAAGGCTCCGTGGTTCAATAACATCAATCCCGTAGCGGTCATCTCGGACTGCTTCTACTGCCTCAACATCTATGAGGACTATGACCGCTATATCTCCAAGATTATAACAATGGCAGTCATTACGGTAATATTCATTTCTCTCGGCATTATCTGTTCAAGGAGGAAAAAGTATGCAAGTATTTAA